From Cucumis melo cultivar AY chromosome 1, USDA_Cmelo_AY_1.0, whole genome shotgun sequence, a single genomic window includes:
- the LOC103495235 gene encoding ceramide synthase LOH2 — protein sequence MDVSIWTHTSPPHLLHFFIALHFSFAFFAARFLLDRFIFRRFAIWLLSKGAAPLKLDEATQSKVVKCSESMWKLAYYGTVEICILKIAYNEPWFRDSNQYFKGWPNQELQLPLKLLYMCQCGFYLYSIAALLIWETRRKDFSVMMSHHVITVILIGYSYITRFFQIGSVILALHDASDVFMEAAKVFKYSEKELGASVFFGFFAISWLVLRLIFFPFWVIKATSYDLCEYLKLSDVNSRLIYYVFNTMLLMLLVFHIYWWLLICSMISRQLKNRGKVGEDIRSDSEDED from the exons ATGGACGTCTCGATATGGACCCACACTTCCCCTCCCCACCTTTTACATTTCTTCATCGCCCTCCACTTCTCCTTTGCCTTCTTTGCCGCCAGGTTCTTACTCGACAGATTCATTTTTCGT AGGTTTGCCATTTGGCTGTTGAGCAAAGGAGCTGCTCCACTGAAACTTGATGAGGCTACCCAGTCAAAGGTTGTAAAGTGTTCAGAATCAATGTGGAAACTAGCATACTATGGCACCGTTGAAATATGCATTCTAAAAATTGCTTACAATGAACCATGGTTTAGAGATTCAAATCAATACTTCAAAGGCTGGCCAAATCAGGAGTTGCA ACTTCCTCTAAAATTGCTCTATATGTGCCAATGTGGGTTCTACTTATATAGCATTGCTGCACTTCTTATATGGGAGACTCGGAGAAAGGATTTTTCCGTCATGATGTCCCATCATGTAATTACTGTCATCTTGATCGGATACTCATACATAACGAG ATTTTTCCAGATTGGATCGGTTATTCTTGCGCTACATGATGCAAGTGATGTGTTCATGGAAGCTGCCAAGGTTTTTAAATATTCTGAGAAAGAACTTGGAGCAAGTGTTTTCTTTGGATTTTTTGCTATTTCATGGCTCGTATTGCGGCTTATTTTCTTCCCATTCTGGGTTATAAAAGCAACAAG CTATGATCTCTGTGAGTACTTGAAGCTTTCAGATGTGAATTCCAGATTAATATACTATGTTTTCAACACGATGTTGTTGATGTTGCTTGTGTTCCACATATACTGGTGGTTACTCATATGCTCTATGATCAGTAGACAGCTGAAAAATAGGGGAAAAGTTGGAGAGGATATAAGATCTG ATTCTGAGGATGAGGATTAG
- the LOC103495236 gene encoding abscisic acid 8'-hydroxylase 4, translating into MEALSVPLYITILFLFLFTFFSISFLKRSRNENSKSQNSLKLPPGSMGLPWIGETLQLYSQDPNIFFSQKQRRYGEIFKTNILGCPCVMLASAAAARFVLVTNAHLFRPTYPKSKETMIGPAALFFHQGNYHSNLRKLVLNSLSLERLRTLVPSIEAAAISATDSWAAAGHVINTFREMKKYSFEVGIIAVFGKLENEYKEKLKQKYCILDKGYNCFPTRLPGTAYSKALSARKKLREILGEIIMERREKRVTERDFVGHLLNYRDENGESLSEDQIADNIIGVLFAAQDTTATVLTWILKYLHDNFKLFEAVKAEQMEIYRRNGEGKMPLSWGQIKDMPFTHRVVLESLRMASIISFTFREAVVDVEYKGYLIPKGWKVMPLFRNIHHNHEYFPDPHIFDPSRFEVAPRPNTFMPFGNGVHSCPGNELAKLEILILLHHLITKFRWEVEGSQSGVEYGPFPMPLQGLPSRFFKQTTTNR; encoded by the exons ATGGAAGCTCTCTCTGTTCCTCTTTACATAACAAtattattcctttttcttttcactttcttttccatttcattTCTTAAAAGATCAAGAAATGAAAACTCTAAATCCCAAAATTCTCTTAAGCTTCCTCCTGGTTCCATGGGATTACCTTGGATTGGTGAAACTTTGCAACTCTATTCTCAAGATCCCAATATCTTTTTCTCACAGAAACAGAGAAG ATATGGTGAAATTTTTAAGACCAATATTTTGGGATGTCCTTGTGTCATGTTGGCAAGCGCAGCCGCAGCACGGTTTGTTTTGGTGACAAACGCCCATTTATTCCGACCGACTTACCCGAAAAGTAAAGAGACGATGATCGGACCGGCGGCGCTTTTCTTTCACCAAGGAAATTACCATTCTAACCTCAGGAAGCTTGTTCTTAACTCTCTGTCTCTTGAACGTCTCAGAACTCTTGTTCCTTCTATAGAAGCCGCCGCCATTTCCGCCACCGATTCTTGGGCCGCCGCCGGCCACGTCATCAACACCTTCCGTGAAATGAAAAAG TATTCATTCGAGGTGGGAATTATAGCAGTGTTTGGAAAGCTAGAAAATGAGTACAAAGAGAAGCTAAAACAAAAGTATTGCATATTAGACAAAGGCTACAATTGTTTTCCCACCAGATTACCAGGAACAGCATATTCAAAAGCATTATCA gcAAGGAAGAAGCTTAGGGAGATTCTGGGAGAGATAATAAtggaaagaagagaaaaaagagtaACAGAGAGAGATTTCGTTGGTCATCTTTTGAACTATAGAGATGAAAATGGTGAAAGTTTAAGTGAAGATCAAATCGCTGACAATATCATCGGAGTTCTATTCGCCGCCCAAGACACCACCGCCACTGTCCTCACTTGGATCCTTAAATATCTTCACGACAACTTCAAACTTTTCGAGGCTGTTAAG GCAGAGCAGATGGAAATTTATAGAAGAAATGGAGAAGGAAAGATGCCTCTGTCTTGGGGTCAGATTAAGGACATGCCCTTCACTCATAGG GTTGTATTAGAGAGCTTGAGGATGGCTAGCATCATATCCTTCACTTTTAGGGAGGCAGTGGTTGATGTAGAATATAAAG GGTACCTTATCCCAAAGGGTTGGAAGGTGATGCCTTTATTCAGGAATATTCATCACAACCATGAGTACTTCCCTGACCCTCATATATTTGATCCCTCTAGATTTGAG GTGGCTCCAAGGCCCAATACATTCATGCCATTTGGCAATGGAGTACATTCTTGccctggaaatgaacttgccaAGCTGGAGATCCTCATATTGCTTCATCACCTCATTACCAAATTTAG GTGGGAAGTAGAGGGATCACAAAGTGGGGTTGAATATGGGCCATTCCCGATGCCTCTCCAAGGCCTACCCTCCAGATTTTTCAAACAGACAACAACCAACCGATAG